A region from the Melioribacter roseus P3M-2 genome encodes:
- the rpmB gene encoding 50S ribosomal protein L28, whose protein sequence is MARRCQVTGVGPVSGHNISHAHNRTKRRFLPNLQKKRIWVKELNRFVTVKLTTSALRTLAKNGTGELAKLITSGKIKVR, encoded by the coding sequence ATGGCGCGTAGATGTCAGGTTACAGGCGTTGGTCCCGTAAGTGGTCATAACATTTCGCACGCTCACAATAGAACCAAAAGAAGATTTCTGCCGAATTTGCAGAAAAAAAGAATCTGGGTTAAAGAACTCAACAGATTTGTTACCGTGAAATTGACCACAAGCGCACTCAGAACTTTGGCTAAAAACGGTACCGGCGAATTGGCTAAATTGATTACTTCCGGTAAAATCAAAGTTAGATAG
- a CDS encoding electron transfer flavoprotein subunit beta/FixA family protein, with translation MKIAVCLNHVPDTASKISVGPDNKSIDTTGITFVVNPYDEFAVEEALKTKEKLGGETVVISLGNDNHKESIKKALAMGIDNAVLLKTDEIYDSLSVAKTLANEIKAQKAEIVFFGKQSVDYDNGVVGQMCAELLGYNSVSVVVALEIEGNKVKAEREIEGGREVVETELPVIITTQKGLNEPRYASLKGIMAAKKKAIEEKAPETVSNYTEVLSMKKPPAKQPGRIIGTDASAVPELIRLLKEEVKVI, from the coding sequence ATGAAAATAGCCGTCTGTCTTAATCATGTGCCGGACACGGCATCCAAAATCAGTGTCGGACCGGATAATAAATCGATCGACACAACCGGCATTACCTTCGTCGTCAATCCGTATGATGAATTTGCGGTAGAAGAAGCATTGAAAACCAAAGAAAAATTGGGCGGCGAAACTGTCGTAATCAGTCTGGGTAACGACAACCACAAAGAATCAATTAAAAAAGCGCTTGCAATGGGTATTGATAATGCGGTTTTACTCAAAACAGACGAAATTTACGATTCGCTTTCGGTGGCTAAAACTTTAGCCAACGAAATTAAAGCTCAAAAGGCCGAAATTGTATTTTTTGGCAAACAATCGGTCGACTATGACAACGGAGTCGTCGGGCAAATGTGCGCCGAATTACTCGGTTATAATTCGGTATCTGTTGTTGTCGCTTTGGAAATAGAGGGGAATAAAGTGAAGGCGGAAAGAGAAATCGAAGGCGGACGCGAAGTTGTAGAAACCGAATTGCCTGTAATTATAACAACGCAAAAAGGCTTGAACGAACCTCGTTATGCTTCGCTCAAAGGGATTATGGCGGCAAAGAAAAAAGCGATTGAAGAAAAAGCTCCTGAGACGGTATCGAATTATACCGAAGTTCTAAGTATGAAAAAGCCGCCGGCAAAACAACCGGGCAGAATTATAGGCACGGATGCCTCGGCTGTGCCGGAATTAATTCGCCTGCTCAAAGAAGAAGTAAAAGTCATTTAA
- a CDS encoding electron transfer flavoprotein subunit alpha/FixB family protein yields the protein MANKILVFLEQRQGQIKKSSYEAVSASIALSQNLNSEIEGVVIGGEVENVRLAGNYGLKKLYHIKNEQLENYSSSAYTDSLLEIINTADAQIIVFSSTSMGKDLAPRIAAKLDCGIVTDVTEWKVENGEIIATRPVYAGKALTDVKVKSEKKIFTLRPNVFKAEKISEQEAEIEVKNPGDLNLKTRVVDIKKSDTKLDVAEADIIVSGGRGMKAPENFKLIEELADLLGAATGASRAVVDAGWRPHSEQVGQTGKTVSPTLYIALGISGAIQHLAGMRSSKYIVAVNKDKDAPIFQIADYGIVGDVFEIVPAMIEELKKLRTIEHG from the coding sequence ATGGCAAATAAAATTTTAGTGTTTCTCGAACAGCGACAGGGACAAATAAAGAAATCTTCTTATGAGGCCGTCTCCGCCTCTATTGCGCTGTCGCAGAATTTGAACTCGGAAATCGAAGGAGTTGTCATCGGCGGCGAAGTCGAAAATGTCCGACTTGCCGGAAATTACGGTCTGAAAAAACTATACCATATTAAAAACGAACAACTCGAAAATTATTCATCCAGCGCTTATACGGATTCACTCCTCGAGATTATCAATACGGCGGACGCTCAAATAATAGTTTTTTCATCCACTTCAATGGGAAAAGATTTAGCGCCTCGTATAGCGGCCAAACTGGATTGCGGTATTGTAACAGACGTAACGGAATGGAAGGTTGAGAACGGCGAAATTATTGCGACAAGACCGGTATACGCCGGTAAAGCTTTAACCGATGTCAAAGTTAAATCCGAAAAGAAAATCTTTACTTTAAGACCTAACGTATTTAAAGCGGAAAAAATCTCGGAACAAGAGGCGGAAATTGAAGTAAAAAATCCCGGAGATTTGAATCTCAAGACAAGAGTAGTTGACATTAAGAAGTCCGATACAAAACTCGACGTAGCGGAAGCCGACATAATTGTTTCGGGCGGAAGAGGTATGAAAGCGCCTGAAAATTTCAAACTTATCGAAGAGCTTGCGGATTTATTAGGCGCCGCCACGGGCGCTTCCAGAGCCGTAGTGGACGCGGGATGGCGCCCTCACAGCGAGCAAGTCGGTCAAACCGGAAAAACCGTATCCCCAACGCTTTATATTGCGCTCGGCATTTCAGGCGCTATTCAACACCTTGCGGGTATGAGATCGTCTAAGTACATTGTGGCTGTAAATAAAGACAAAGACGCTCCGATATTTCAAATTGCGGATTACGGAATTGTGGGCGACGTTTTCGAGATTGTTCCCGCAATGATTGAAGAACTAAAAAAATTAAGAACAATTGAGCATGGATAA
- a CDS encoding bifunctional nuclease family protein yields MDKVQVEILGLSASPSTGGAYALLLKEVYGLRRLPIIIGSFEAQSIALEIEGIKAPRPLTHDLMKILLDHLGATVTEVVIDELRDNTFYAKIKLEVSSLTHEIDSRPSDAIALAVRTGSPIYVSEDVMRLASFVPSSEDVEGGENPEEEDEYEEPKPMREKRPISKEGRIAELQDQLREAIEKEDYERAAKLRDEINRLKGTN; encoded by the coding sequence ATGGATAAAGTTCAAGTTGAAATATTAGGTTTATCAGCCAGCCCCTCTACCGGAGGGGCTTATGCCCTTTTATTAAAAGAAGTTTATGGATTGCGTCGATTGCCCATAATTATCGGGTCATTCGAAGCTCAATCGATCGCACTGGAAATCGAAGGAATAAAAGCTCCGCGTCCGTTAACGCACGATTTAATGAAAATTCTTCTCGACCATTTGGGCGCGACAGTTACAGAGGTTGTAATCGACGAATTAAGAGATAATACTTTCTATGCAAAAATTAAACTTGAGGTCTCCTCGCTTACTCACGAAATCGATTCCCGTCCCAGTGACGCTATCGCTTTGGCAGTGAGAACCGGCTCGCCTATTTATGTGTCTGAAGACGTTATGAGATTAGCTTCTTTCGTACCATCCAGCGAAGACGTAGAAGGAGGCGAAAATCCCGAGGAAGAAGACGAATACGAAGAACCCAAACCGATGCGCGAAAAAAGACCGATTTCGAAAGAAGGAAGAATAGCGGAATTGCAGGATCAATTGCGAGAAGCTATCGAAAAAGAAGACTATGAAAGAGCGGCTAAACTCCGGGATGAAATCAACAGATTGAAAGGGACAAATTAA
- a CDS encoding DUF2851 family protein → MGSESKFHEGVLYEVWQKLDHNTILETINGEEIAVLDCGALNHDSAGPDFKNARIRIGNLTYVGDIEIDYDYSDWKLHGHNIDNKYNSVILHVTFENKNNHGYVYTRSGRKIPSVTIANLINSDEIKKIKETHSEEKNDISGILKCSAVAENAPIELRNSHLYKLGIERFNKKCNKIYERLKEIQFLKDAGIKEPVITYDLTEEFQKREFHHKDFHSKEVWMQLLYELLFEALGYSKNKNPMTSLARKADIEFLKKIEKDGVVLQKYESALLHISGLTGALPKELDKDTKEYLEAAELHWNSIKPFYDGDYLDNTQWQFFRIRPQNFPTVRIAGGARILYQLLHNDLIGIITKKIKEIRNIGVLVNSVRSLFVIKSDGYWKSHYVFGERASTDIKYFVGASRADEIMINVILPYFAVYFKIYGHEQLTDKVVKTYGIYEQRAENQIIHNVADALGVQSKVKKTVYAQGMIDLFRNYCSKNKCLECEIGKVVFE, encoded by the coding sequence ATGGGTTCAGAATCAAAATTTCACGAAGGGGTTCTCTACGAAGTCTGGCAGAAATTAGACCACAACACAATTCTTGAAACAATTAACGGAGAAGAAATTGCAGTGCTCGACTGCGGCGCTCTCAATCACGATTCCGCCGGGCCGGACTTCAAAAACGCAAGGATAAGAATAGGCAATCTTACTTACGTGGGCGATATTGAAATCGATTACGACTATTCCGACTGGAAACTCCACGGGCACAATATCGATAATAAATACAATAGCGTAATCCTTCATGTAACTTTCGAAAACAAAAATAATCACGGATACGTTTATACAAGAAGCGGGCGAAAAATTCCGTCGGTTACAATCGCAAATTTGATTAACAGCGACGAAATAAAGAAGATTAAGGAAACCCATTCCGAAGAAAAAAATGATATCTCCGGTATTTTGAAATGTTCTGCAGTAGCTGAAAACGCGCCTATAGAACTGCGTAATTCTCATTTATACAAATTGGGTATTGAACGATTTAATAAAAAATGCAATAAGATATATGAACGCCTGAAAGAAATTCAGTTCCTGAAAGATGCCGGTATTAAAGAACCGGTTATTACTTACGACTTGACCGAGGAATTTCAGAAAAGAGAATTTCACCATAAGGATTTTCATAGCAAAGAAGTGTGGATGCAGTTGTTGTACGAACTATTATTCGAAGCCCTCGGTTATTCGAAAAATAAAAATCCGATGACTTCCCTTGCAAGAAAAGCCGATATCGAATTTCTTAAGAAGATAGAGAAGGACGGAGTCGTTCTGCAAAAATACGAATCGGCTCTGCTCCATATCTCCGGATTAACCGGAGCTCTTCCGAAAGAACTGGATAAAGATACGAAAGAGTATCTGGAAGCGGCGGAGTTGCATTGGAATTCAATCAAGCCTTTCTACGACGGAGACTATCTGGACAATACACAGTGGCAATTCTTCAGAATTCGTCCGCAGAACTTCCCGACAGTCAGGATTGCGGGAGGAGCAAGGATACTATATCAATTGTTGCATAACGACTTAATAGGAATTATTACTAAAAAGATTAAAGAAATTCGTAATATCGGAGTCCTTGTTAATTCGGTAAGATCTTTGTTTGTAATAAAATCGGACGGTTATTGGAAGAGCCACTATGTATTTGGAGAGCGCGCATCAACCGATATAAAGTATTTTGTCGGAGCTTCGCGTGCAGACGAAATCATGATTAACGTAATCCTACCGTATTTTGCTGTCTATTTCAAGATTTACGGTCACGAGCAGTTGACAGATAAAGTAGTTAAAACGTACGGAATTTATGAACAGCGCGCGGAGAACCAGATTATACACAATGTAGCGGACGCCCTCGGAGTTCAAAGTAAAGTTAAGAAAACTGTTTACGCGCAGGGGATGATTGATTTATTCAGGAATTATTGTTCTAAAAATAAGTGCCTCGAATGTGAAATAGGCAAAGTGGTATTCGAATGA